From Chromatiales bacterium, a single genomic window includes:
- the thiS gene encoding sulfur carrier protein ThiS, translating into MQILLNGEPREIPDALTAAGLITLLELTGKRLAMEVNEEILPRSRFESHVLAAGDKVEIVHAIGGG; encoded by the coding sequence ATGCAGATCCTGCTCAACGGCGAACCCCGCGAGATCCCGGACGCGCTCACCGCGGCCGGCCTGATCACGCTCCTCGAGCTCACCGGCAAGCGCCTGGCCATGGAGGTCAACGAGGAGATCCTGCCGCGCAGCCGCTTCGAGAGCCACGTGCTCGCCGCCGGCGACAAGGTCGAGATCGTGCATGCCATCGGTGGCGGCTGA
- a CDS encoding TolC family protein — MHRFTRSLLLPALLLTAALSASAAPPLPDETASPAADLAQAVDAALQRHPAYQTLAAADYEASALDRRARTLVSDQPSLSLHLQDDRLASDTGLREWEAGLDLPLWRPGQRRAARDLGDSARDEAALRHRALALQVAGEVREAAWTLAITRNRARLAEQEPVTARELEAQVQTLLASGAVPRTDLLLAREETLQREAAFNTAHTEAHHALMAWRALTGTTDLPARLAEPRASADLATNPLLAEAQAQAARALAEQALVREQAGGAPVLTVGGRSEDDGFGQTRDSLGVGLSIPLGLKSHRGPADGAAARQLAAAQAERDRQHRQLSLAVAEAEEAIAMSTQTLTIARARHELAAENLRLARKAYALGETGLADLLRVQARAFSAERDTVLRELERDRAIARYNQALGVAP; from the coding sequence ATGCACCGTTTCACCCGATCGCTACTGCTCCCGGCGCTGCTGCTGACGGCCGCGCTGTCGGCCTCGGCCGCGCCACCCCTGCCCGACGAGACGGCCAGCCCGGCCGCCGACCTCGCGCAGGCCGTCGATGCCGCGCTGCAGCGCCACCCCGCGTACCAGACCCTGGCCGCCGCCGACTACGAGGCCAGCGCGCTGGATCGCCGCGCCCGCACCCTCGTCAGCGACCAGCCCAGCCTGTCCCTGCACCTGCAGGATGACCGCCTGGCCAGTGACACCGGCCTTCGCGAATGGGAGGCGGGCCTCGACCTGCCGCTGTGGCGGCCCGGCCAGCGGCGCGCCGCCCGCGACCTCGGGGACAGCGCCCGCGACGAGGCCGCACTGCGTCACCGCGCCCTGGCCCTGCAGGTGGCCGGCGAGGTGCGCGAGGCCGCCTGGACGCTGGCCATCACCCGCAACCGCGCGCGCCTGGCCGAACAGGAGCCCGTCACCGCGCGCGAACTCGAGGCCCAGGTGCAGACCCTGCTCGCGAGCGGCGCCGTGCCCCGCACCGACCTGCTGCTGGCCCGCGAGGAGACCCTGCAGCGCGAGGCCGCCTTCAATACCGCCCACACCGAGGCCCACCACGCCCTGATGGCCTGGCGGGCGCTCACCGGCACCACCGACCTGCCCGCCCGGCTCGCCGAGCCCCGTGCGAGCGCCGACCTCGCGACCAACCCACTGCTGGCCGAGGCCCAGGCCCAGGCTGCCCGTGCCCTGGCCGAACAGGCCCTGGTACGCGAGCAGGCCGGCGGCGCCCCCGTCCTCACGGTTGGCGGGCGCAGCGAGGACGACGGGTTCGGCCAGACGCGCGACAGCCTGGGCGTGGGGCTCTCCATCCCGCTGGGACTCAAATCGCATCGCGGTCCGGCCGACGGTGCCGCCGCGCGCCAGCTCGCCGCCGCACAGGCCGAGCGCGACCGCCAGCACCGCCAGCTGTCGCTGGCCGTGGCAGAGGCCGAGGAGGCCATTGCCATGAGCACGCAGACGCTCACCATCGCCCGGGCCCGCCACGAACTCGCCGCCGAGAACCTGCGCCTGGCCCGCAAGGCCTACGCCCTCGGCGAGACCGGGCTCGCCGACCTGCTGCGCGTGCAGGCCCGCGCCTTTTCCGCCGAACGCGACACCGTGCTGCGCGAACTCGAACGCGACCGCGCCATCGCCCGCTACAACCAAGCCCTGGGAG
- a CDS encoding phosphoribulokinase gives MSKKHPIVAVTGSSGAGTTTVKRAFEHIFERESIKPLIIEGDSYHRYNRVEMKAQMKKEEEAGNRHFSHFGENANLFDKLEETFRTYAESGKCQRRYYLHSDEEAAEHNARLGTSLNPGEFTPWEDISEKTDLLFYEGLHGLVKTDKTDVAQHVDLGVGVVPIVNLEWIQKIFRDNAERGYDAEVIVDTILRRMPDYVNCITPQFGLTDINFQRVATVDTSNPFIARDIPTPDESFVIVRFQDPAKFGVDFPYLLNMIPNSFMSRRNTIVVPGSKMGYTMELVLAPIIGEMISKR, from the coding sequence ATGTCGAAAAAGCACCCGATTGTTGCCGTGACCGGTTCCTCCGGCGCCGGCACCACCACCGTCAAGCGCGCCTTCGAACACATCTTCGAACGCGAGAGCATCAAGCCGCTGATCATCGAGGGCGACAGCTATCACCGCTACAACCGCGTCGAGATGAAGGCGCAGATGAAGAAGGAAGAAGAGGCCGGCAACCGTCACTTCTCACACTTCGGCGAGAACGCCAACCTGTTCGACAAGCTGGAAGAGACCTTCCGCACCTACGCCGAGTCCGGCAAGTGCCAGCGCCGTTACTACCTGCACAGCGACGAAGAGGCCGCCGAGCACAACGCGCGCCTGGGCACCAGCCTCAACCCGGGCGAGTTCACCCCCTGGGAAGATATCAGCGAAAAGACGGACCTGCTCTTCTATGAAGGCCTGCACGGCCTGGTGAAGACCGACAAGACCGACGTCGCGCAGCACGTCGACCTGGGCGTGGGCGTGGTGCCCATCGTCAACCTGGAGTGGATCCAGAAGATCTTCCGCGACAACGCCGAGCGCGGCTACGACGCGGAGGTCATCGTCGACACCATCCTGCGTCGCATGCCCGACTACGTGAACTGCATCACCCCGCAGTTCGGGCTCACCGACATCAACTTCCAGCGCGTGGCCACGGTGGACACCTCCAACCCGTTCATCGCCCGCGACATCCCCACCCCGGACGAGAGCTTCGTCATCGTCCGCTTCCAGGACCCGGCCAAGTTCGGCGTGGACTTCCCCTACCTGCTGAACATGATCCCGAATTCCTTCATGTCGCGCCGCAACACCATCGTGGTGCCGGGCAGCAAGATGGGCTACACCATGGAACTGGTGCTGGCACCGATCATCGGCGAGATGATCAGCAAGCGGTAA
- the trmB gene encoding tRNA (guanosine(46)-N7)-methyltransferase TrmB, whose product MTDETPRRRLIRSFVRREGRLTPGQQRALDTLWPRFGLDLPAQSADLKALLAGERPVTLEIGFGNGASLAQMAAADPGQLFIGIEVHRPGVGHLLQLVEKGGLENVRVICDDAVEVLKAHIPDGSLDRLLLFFADPWPKKRHHKRRIVQPNFVELVAKKLKPGGIFHAATDWEDYAEHMREVLEAAPDFENVMGPGQYSERPDYRPVTKFEQRGQRLGHGVRDLLYRRR is encoded by the coding sequence GTGACCGACGAGACCCCGAGAAGACGCCTCATTCGCAGCTTCGTGCGCCGCGAGGGCCGGCTCACGCCCGGACAGCAGCGCGCGCTGGACACCCTGTGGCCGCGCTTCGGTCTGGACCTGCCGGCGCAGTCCGCTGACCTGAAGGCCCTGCTGGCCGGCGAGCGCCCCGTGACGCTGGAGATCGGCTTCGGCAACGGCGCCTCGCTGGCGCAGATGGCGGCGGCCGACCCGGGGCAGCTCTTCATCGGCATCGAGGTCCACCGCCCGGGCGTCGGCCACCTGCTGCAGCTGGTGGAAAAGGGCGGGCTCGAGAACGTCCGCGTGATCTGCGACGACGCCGTCGAGGTACTGAAGGCCCACATCCCGGACGGGAGCCTCGACCGCCTGCTGCTGTTCTTCGCCGACCCCTGGCCGAAGAAGCGGCACCACAAGCGTCGTATCGTGCAGCCAAACTTCGTTGAACTGGTGGCGAAAAAGCTCAAACCCGGTGGCATCTTCCACGCGGCCACCGACTGGGAGGACTACGCCGAGCACATGCGCGAGGTGCTGGAGGCCGCCCCGGACTTCGAGAACGTGATGGGCCCCGGACAGTACAGCGAGCGCCCGGACTACCGCCCGGTCACCAAGTTCGAGCAACGCGGCCAGCGCCTGGGCCACGGCGTCCGGGACCTGCTCTACCGGCGGCGCTGA
- a CDS encoding MBL fold metallo-hydrolase, which yields MLQNPEYAGQHPDNVLPPSAIDTQTLPNIVVGADAPDDAPLPYYRLAPDTYFFYGNIAQVDEHNRGFNGNAGFVVTPGGVLVIDSLGTPRLARRMIATIRQVTDRPVRYLILTHSHPDHAYGAVAFRELGGVTIVGHPGVLDYLGSETLAESADYRRDLIGEDMAGFEAVRPDVLVDRPRLGEPHRIELGGRRFDLYNAGKHHSHGDLVVHQVDADIVWISDLAFNQRTTFMGDGDSRQIIEGQDWLLETFADAQLMVPGHGSAQTAPFPMVTDTRAYVQRLRDEMAAAIENGLSLSEAVNRSHFPEWEGSRLYEENHRRNASFVYLEMEMALF from the coding sequence GTGCTGCAGAATCCCGAATACGCCGGGCAACATCCGGACAACGTCCTTCCGCCCAGCGCGATCGACACGCAGACGCTGCCCAACATCGTGGTGGGCGCCGATGCCCCGGACGATGCGCCGCTGCCCTACTACCGGCTCGCCCCGGATACCTACTTCTTCTACGGCAACATCGCCCAGGTGGACGAACACAACCGGGGTTTCAACGGCAACGCCGGTTTCGTGGTGACCCCCGGGGGCGTGTTGGTGATAGACAGCCTGGGCACGCCGCGGCTCGCGCGACGCATGATCGCCACCATCCGCCAGGTGACCGACCGGCCGGTGCGCTACCTGATCCTCACCCACAGCCATCCGGATCATGCCTATGGGGCGGTGGCGTTTCGCGAACTCGGTGGCGTCACCATCGTGGGGCATCCCGGTGTGCTCGATTATCTCGGCTCCGAGACCCTGGCCGAATCGGCCGATTACCGCCGCGACCTGATCGGCGAGGACATGGCGGGCTTCGAGGCCGTGCGTCCCGACGTGCTGGTCGACCGGCCACGGCTGGGCGAGCCGCATCGCATCGAGCTGGGTGGCCGGCGCTTCGATCTCTACAATGCCGGCAAACACCATTCCCATGGTGACCTGGTCGTGCATCAGGTCGATGCGGACATCGTCTGGATCTCGGATCTCGCCTTCAACCAGCGCACCACCTTCATGGGTGACGGCGACAGCCGGCAGATCATCGAGGGGCAGGACTGGCTGCTGGAGACCTTCGCGGATGCGCAGCTCATGGTCCCCGGCCACGGCAGTGCACAGACCGCGCCGTTCCCCATGGTCACCGACACCCGCGCCTACGTGCAGCGCCTGCGCGATGAGATGGCCGCGGCGATCGAGAACGGGCTGAGCCTGAGCGAGGCGGTGAACCGCTCGCACTTCCCGGAATGGGAAGGCAGCCGCCTGTACGAGGAAAACCACCGGCGCAACGCGAGCTTCGTCTATCTCGAGATGGAGATGGCGCTTTTTTGA
- a CDS encoding FIST C-terminal domain-containing protein: MTTTFTLAHTTGTDAGPLARQLLDQLGDLPEEANVGFIYATDALARELPALLRLLKDGTGIDTWVGTVGIAISVTAHEYYDQPAVAVLAGRLPADSFHLIGPATEHTPELPADTAFALVHGDPANPATPALVEGLGRHPGAFVNGGITSSQSDNLQVAGEICQGGISGIALTPAVSVITSHTQGCTPIGPRHRITDCQRNILAGLDQRPALDVFVDDIGEVLAKDLNRVGGYIFAAFPIAGSDTGDYLVRNLIGIDTGQKLIAIGDYPEEDAQIMFCRRDGNTARTDMRRMLEDLKTRAAGREIAGGIYVSCLGRGRHQFGDDSEELRLISDVLGEFPLVGFFANGEIFNSRLYGYTGVLTLFLR, from the coding sequence ATGACCACCACCTTCACGCTCGCCCATACCACCGGCACCGACGCCGGTCCGCTGGCCCGCCAGCTGCTGGACCAGCTCGGCGACCTGCCCGAGGAGGCCAATGTCGGCTTCATCTATGCCACCGATGCCCTGGCCCGCGAGCTGCCCGCCCTGCTGCGGCTGCTGAAGGACGGCACGGGCATCGACACCTGGGTCGGCACGGTGGGCATCGCCATCAGCGTGACGGCGCATGAATACTACGACCAGCCGGCCGTGGCGGTCCTGGCGGGTCGGCTGCCGGCGGACAGCTTCCACCTGATCGGCCCGGCCACCGAACACACCCCGGAGCTGCCGGCCGACACCGCCTTCGCCCTGGTCCACGGCGACCCGGCCAATCCCGCCACCCCGGCCCTGGTCGAGGGCCTGGGCCGTCATCCCGGCGCCTTCGTCAACGGCGGCATCACCTCCTCGCAGAGCGACAACCTGCAGGTGGCCGGCGAGATCTGCCAGGGCGGCATCTCCGGCATCGCCCTTACCCCGGCGGTGTCGGTCATCACCAGTCACACCCAGGGCTGCACGCCCATCGGCCCGCGGCACCGCATCACCGACTGCCAGCGCAACATCCTCGCCGGACTGGACCAGCGCCCCGCGCTCGACGTGTTCGTCGACGACATCGGCGAGGTGCTGGCCAAGGACCTCAACCGGGTGGGCGGCTACATCTTCGCGGCCTTCCCCATCGCCGGCTCCGACACCGGCGACTACCTGGTGCGCAACCTCATCGGCATCGACACCGGCCAGAAGCTCATCGCCATCGGCGACTACCCGGAAGAAGACGCGCAGATCATGTTCTGCCGGCGCGACGGCAACACCGCGCGCACGGACATGCGCCGCATGCTCGAGGACCTCAAGACCCGCGCCGCCGGCCGCGAGATCGCCGGTGGCATCTATGTCTCCTGCCTCGGCCGCGGCCGCCACCAGTTCGGCGATGACTCCGAGGAACTGCGCCTGATCAGCGACGTGCTGGGCGAGTTCCCGCTGGTCGGCTTCTTCGCCAACGGCGAGATCTTCAACAGCCGCCTCTATGGCTACACCGGCGTCCTGACGCTGTTCCTGCGCTAG
- a CDS encoding SLC13 family permease, with the protein MTEALTLTPQMMVVLGLLGFTIFLFVSEIVPVDVAAIIVMVLLGLVTLIPGMENVADTAHLFDGFASNAVISIIAVMIIGAGLDKTGIMSKVASFILRRGGTTEARIIPMISGTVGIISSFMQNVGAAALFLPVVSRISARTGLPMSRLLMPMGFTAILGGTMTMVGSSPLILLNDLLPEGMEQFGLFDVSAIGLALVATGILYFVLAGRYVLPATKSEGVQGENTMDYLKRVYGLEYNLTEMVVPKDSPLVGKQVQEVERAHRVRLIGLLRGSDMRVAPHREVVIEPGSVLGVLARAEGCSEFAANNGLQTRRELEAFSETLIPTKAGICEVVIPPRSDLVGKSLSEVWMRKTYGLSVLAIHRGEKTLTQNLRDEILHAGDTLVCHAYWNALARLEKDRNFVVVTQNYPHEELRPQKVGYAAAFFAIAVALILADQFVPGIDIRLSLSLLVGAVGMIITGVLSIEEAYKAVSWKTVFLLASLIPLGAAVQDTGTAAWIAQETLALLGDVSPWVLQAAIAILATFFTLVMSNVGATVLLVPLAVSIAMAAQASGIDADPRVFALTVAIATSNSFLIPTHQVNALIMGPGGYRVKDYMKAGGIMTVLFLVVSLIMLNVVF; encoded by the coding sequence ATGACTGAAGCATTGACGCTGACGCCGCAGATGATGGTGGTCCTGGGGCTTTTGGGCTTCACCATCTTCCTGTTCGTCTCGGAGATCGTCCCGGTGGACGTGGCCGCCATCATCGTCATGGTGCTGCTCGGGCTGGTTACCCTGATCCCCGGCATGGAGAACGTGGCCGACACCGCCCACCTCTTCGACGGCTTCGCCTCCAACGCGGTGATCTCGATCATCGCCGTCATGATCATCGGCGCCGGCCTGGACAAGACCGGCATCATGAGCAAGGTGGCGAGCTTCATCCTGCGCCGCGGCGGCACCACCGAGGCCCGCATCATCCCCATGATCTCGGGCACCGTGGGCATCATCTCCAGCTTCATGCAGAACGTGGGCGCGGCCGCCCTGTTCCTGCCGGTGGTCTCGCGCATCTCGGCACGCACCGGCCTGCCCATGTCCCGCCTGCTCATGCCCATGGGCTTCACCGCCATCCTCGGCGGCACCATGACCATGGTCGGTTCCAGCCCGCTGATCCTGCTCAACGACCTGCTGCCCGAGGGCATGGAACAGTTCGGCCTGTTCGACGTGTCGGCCATCGGCCTCGCCCTGGTCGCCACCGGCATCCTCTACTTCGTGCTGGCCGGGCGCTACGTGCTGCCGGCCACCAAGTCCGAGGGCGTCCAGGGCGAGAACACCATGGACTATCTCAAGCGCGTCTATGGCCTCGAATACAACCTCACCGAGATGGTGGTGCCCAAGGACAGCCCCCTGGTCGGCAAGCAGGTGCAGGAAGTCGAACGCGCCCACCGTGTGCGCCTGATCGGCCTGCTGCGCGGCAGTGACATGCGCGTGGCACCCCACCGCGAGGTCGTCATCGAGCCCGGCTCAGTGCTCGGCGTCCTGGCCCGCGCGGAAGGCTGCTCGGAATTCGCCGCCAACAACGGCCTGCAGACGCGCCGCGAGCTCGAGGCCTTCTCCGAGACCCTCATCCCCACCAAGGCAGGGATCTGCGAGGTGGTCATCCCGCCGCGCTCCGACCTGGTCGGCAAGAGCCTCAGCGAGGTCTGGATGCGCAAGACCTATGGTCTGTCGGTGCTGGCCATCCACCGTGGCGAGAAGACCCTCACCCAGAACCTGCGTGACGAGATCCTGCATGCCGGCGACACCCTGGTCTGCCACGCCTACTGGAATGCCCTGGCGCGCCTGGAGAAGGACCGCAACTTCGTGGTCGTCACCCAGAACTATCCGCACGAGGAGCTGCGCCCGCAGAAGGTGGGCTATGCCGCCGCCTTCTTCGCCATCGCCGTCGCCCTGATCCTGGCCGACCAGTTCGTGCCGGGGATCGACATCCGCCTGTCGCTGTCGCTGCTGGTCGGTGCCGTGGGCATGATCATCACCGGCGTGCTCAGCATCGAGGAGGCCTACAAGGCCGTATCCTGGAAGACCGTGTTCCTGCTCGCCTCGCTGATCCCGCTGGGCGCCGCCGTGCAGGACACCGGCACCGCCGCCTGGATCGCGCAGGAGACGCTCGCGCTGCTCGGCGACGTCTCGCCCTGGGTGCTGCAGGCCGCGATCGCCATCCTGGCCACCTTCTTCACGCTGGTGATGTCCAACGTGGGCGCCACCGTGCTGCTGGTGCCGCTGGCGGTGTCCATCGCCATGGCGGCCCAGGCCAGCGGCATCGACGCCGATCCGCGCGTGTTCGCGCTGACCGTGGCCATCGCCACCTCCAACTCCTTCCTCATCCCGACCCACCAGGTGAACGCCCTGATCATGGGTCCGGGTGGCTATCGCGTGAAGGACTACATGAAGGCCGGCGGCATCATGACCGTGCTGTTCCTCGTGGTCAGCCTCATCATGCTGAACGTGGTCTTCTAG
- the nhaD gene encoding sodium:proton antiporter NhaD: MSRLLRCLPLLLLLAAPAALAAEGGGALLDFTASTYGYLAVGIFVIAYLLVIAEDLIHLRKSKPVLVAAGLIWLLVGLAYQGSEAQAAMQGALEHNLLEYVELLLFLLAAMTFINTLEERGVFDALRAWLVTRGLSLRALFWITGLLAFCISPVADNLTTALVMGAVVMAVGGDRPKFVALACINIVVGANAGGAFSPFGDITTLMVWQRGILPFADFFHLFLPALVNWFVPALFMSLAVEKGRPAPLKEAVRVKKGGFVTIFLFIATIATAVSFHNQLHLPPMLGMMMGLGVLKVYGYFLRRHELRAGREADTLSGPDEVGFESNASELSRHYKPRQKPFDIFISMKRAEWDTLMFFYGVILCVGGLSTLGYLALVSEWMYHGLGATNANVLVGLLSAVVDNIPVMFAVLSMTPDMSDGQWLLVTLTAGVGGSLLSVGSAAGVALMGQARGVYTFFSHLKWTWAIALGYAASIWVHFLVNADLM; the protein is encoded by the coding sequence ATGTCACGTCTGTTGCGCTGCCTGCCGCTGCTGTTGCTGCTTGCCGCCCCCGCCGCGCTGGCCGCGGAGGGCGGTGGCGCCCTGCTCGACTTCACCGCCAGCACCTACGGGTACCTGGCCGTCGGCATCTTCGTCATCGCCTACCTCCTGGTCATCGCCGAAGACCTCATCCACCTGCGCAAGTCCAAGCCCGTGCTGGTGGCCGCCGGTCTGATCTGGCTGCTGGTGGGGCTGGCCTACCAGGGCAGCGAGGCCCAGGCGGCCATGCAGGGCGCGCTGGAGCACAACCTGCTCGAGTACGTGGAGCTGCTGCTGTTCCTGCTGGCGGCGATGACCTTCATCAACACCCTGGAGGAGCGCGGCGTATTCGATGCCCTGCGCGCCTGGCTGGTGACGCGCGGCCTGTCCCTGCGCGCCCTGTTCTGGATCACGGGGCTGCTGGCCTTCTGTATCTCGCCGGTGGCCGACAACCTCACCACCGCGCTGGTGATGGGTGCGGTGGTCATGGCCGTGGGGGGCGATCGGCCGAAGTTCGTGGCGCTGGCCTGCATCAACATCGTGGTGGGCGCCAATGCCGGCGGCGCCTTCAGCCCCTTTGGCGACATCACCACCCTGATGGTCTGGCAGCGGGGCATCCTGCCCTTTGCCGATTTCTTCCACCTGTTCCTGCCGGCCCTGGTGAACTGGTTCGTGCCCGCGCTGTTCATGTCGCTGGCGGTGGAGAAGGGGCGGCCAGCGCCGCTGAAGGAGGCGGTACGGGTGAAGAAGGGCGGCTTCGTCACCATCTTCCTGTTCATCGCCACCATCGCCACGGCGGTGAGCTTCCACAACCAGCTGCACCTGCCGCCGATGCTCGGCATGATGATGGGGCTGGGGGTGCTCAAGGTGTACGGCTACTTCCTGCGCCGCCACGAGCTGCGGGCCGGCCGGGAGGCCGACACGCTGTCCGGGCCGGACGAGGTGGGCTTCGAGAGCAATGCATCCGAGCTGTCCCGCCACTACAAGCCGCGCCAGAAACCCTTCGACATCTTCATCTCCATGAAGCGCGCGGAGTGGGACACGCTGATGTTCTTCTACGGCGTGATCCTCTGCGTGGGCGGCCTGAGCACCCTGGGCTACCTCGCCCTGGTCTCGGAGTGGATGTATCACGGGCTGGGCGCGACCAACGCCAACGTGCTGGTCGGCCTGCTCTCGGCGGTGGTGGACAACATCCCGGTGATGTTCGCGGTGCTGAGCATGACGCCGGACATGAGCGACGGGCAGTGGCTGCTGGTGACGCTCACCGCCGGGGTCGGCGGCTCGCTGCTGTCGGTGGGCTCCGCCGCCGGGGTGGCTCTGATGGGTCAGGCGCGCGGCGTCTATACCTTCTTCTCTCATCTGAAGTGGACCTGGGCCATCGCCCTGGGCTACGCGGCCAGCATCTGGGTGCACTTCCTGGTGAATGCCGATTTGATGTAG
- a CDS encoding zinc ABC transporter substrate-binding protein: MKTLMPWLLIGALAALHPAQAAGLRVFACEPEWAALATELGGERVVVTSATHAEQDVHYIQARPSLISQLRRADLLVCTGAGLEEGWLPMLLRRANNPAVQPGRPGHLLTAEHVPLLGTPDQVDRGQGHIHAEGNPHLQLDPRHIARLAPVLAERLAALDPDGAAQYRERLAGFEGRWAEALAGWEARAARLHGLRVVAHHEDWLYLAAWLELEIVGKLEPLPGVPPSSGHLARLEAGLAGQPPAAILRTVYQDSRPADWLAARTGVPVLALPHTVGGEASDLQALFERIITALEGVAP, from the coding sequence ATGAAGACACTCATGCCATGGCTGCTCATCGGCGCCCTGGCGGCCCTGCACCCGGCCCAGGCGGCCGGGTTGCGGGTCTTCGCCTGCGAGCCCGAATGGGCGGCGCTCGCCACCGAGCTCGGCGGCGAGCGGGTGGTGGTCACCAGCGCCACCCACGCCGAACAGGATGTGCATTACATCCAGGCCCGGCCCAGCCTCATCAGTCAGCTGCGGCGGGCGGACCTGCTGGTCTGCACCGGCGCCGGCCTGGAGGAGGGCTGGCTGCCCATGCTGCTGCGCCGGGCCAACAACCCGGCCGTACAGCCGGGCCGGCCCGGTCACCTGCTGACCGCCGAGCACGTGCCCCTGCTGGGGACGCCGGACCAGGTCGATCGCGGGCAGGGGCATATCCATGCCGAGGGCAATCCGCATCTGCAGCTCGATCCACGCCATATCGCCCGTCTGGCCCCGGTGCTGGCCGAACGCCTGGCCGCGCTCGACCCGGACGGGGCGGCGCAGTACCGGGAGCGGCTGGCCGGCTTCGAGGGCCGCTGGGCCGAGGCCCTGGCCGGCTGGGAGGCGCGCGCCGCACGGCTGCACGGCCTGCGCGTGGTTGCCCACCACGAGGACTGGCTGTATCTGGCCGCCTGGCTGGAACTGGAGATCGTCGGCAAGCTCGAGCCGCTGCCCGGGGTGCCGCCGAGCAGCGGACACCTGGCGCGCCTGGAGGCCGGGCTGGCCGGGCAGCCGCCGGCGGCCATCCTGCGCACCGTTTACCAGGATTCCAGGCCCGCCGACTGGCTGGCCGCGCGTACCGGTGTGCCGGTGCTGGCGCTGCCGCACACGGTGGGCGGCGAGGCGAGTGATCTCCAGGCCCTGTTCGAGCGCATCATCACTGCCCTGGAGGGGGTTGCGCCATGA
- a CDS encoding thiazole synthase, translating into MSSVPDTAASTTHDPLVIAGVEYRSRLLVGTGKYKDMDETRHAIEASGAEIITVAIRRTNIGQNPDEPNLLDVLPPDRYTYLPNTAGCYSAKDAVRTCQLARELLDGHDLVKLEVLGDEKTLYPHITETLKAAETLVKDGFRIMVYTNDDPIMARELEQIGCVAVMPLAGPIGSGLGIQNRYNVLEIVANASVPILVDAGVGTASDAAIAMEMGCDGVLMNTAIAAAQNPVLMASAMKKGIEAGREAFLAGRMPRKRYASASSPIDGTFF; encoded by the coding sequence ATGTCCAGCGTACCCGATACCGCAGCCTCCACCACCCATGACCCGCTCGTCATCGCCGGGGTCGAGTACCGCTCGCGCCTGCTGGTGGGCACCGGCAAGTACAAGGACATGGACGAGACCCGACACGCCATCGAGGCGAGCGGCGCCGAGATCATCACGGTGGCGATCCGCCGCACCAACATCGGCCAGAACCCGGACGAGCCCAACCTGCTCGACGTACTGCCGCCGGACCGGTACACCTACCTGCCGAATACCGCCGGCTGCTACTCGGCGAAGGACGCGGTGCGTACCTGCCAGCTCGCGCGCGAGCTGCTGGACGGCCACGACCTAGTGAAGCTCGAGGTGCTGGGCGACGAGAAGACCCTCTACCCGCACATCACCGAGACCCTGAAGGCGGCCGAGACACTGGTGAAGGATGGCTTCAGGATCATGGTCTACACCAACGACGACCCGATCATGGCCAGGGAACTCGAGCAGATCGGCTGCGTGGCGGTGATGCCGCTGGCCGGCCCCATCGGCTCGGGGCTCGGCATCCAGAACCGCTACAACGTGCTGGAGATCGTCGCCAATGCCTCGGTGCCGATCCTGGTGGACGCCGGCGTGGGCACCGCCTCGGACGCGGCCATCGCCATGGAGATGGGCTGCGACGGCGTGCTCATGAACACGGCGATCGCCGCCGCGCAGAACCCGGTGCTCATGGCCTCGGCCATGAAGAAGGGCATCGAGGCCGGCCGCGAGGCCTTCCTCGCCGGGCGCATGCCGCGCAAGCGCTACGCCTCGGCCTCCTCGCCCATCGACGGCACCTTCTTCTGA
- a CDS encoding DUF3817 domain-containing protein → MKLFRLVSLIEGCSLLALLFVAMPLKYYAGMPEPVFYVGMTHGILFLLYAGMALGVSHLQGWSIGYWLLIFLLGVIPFGFLVVDYRLRRAMRSELAAEAA, encoded by the coding sequence ATGAAACTGTTTCGCCTCGTCAGCCTGATCGAGGGCTGCTCACTGCTGGCCCTGCTGTTCGTCGCCATGCCGCTCAAGTACTACGCCGGCATGCCCGAGCCCGTGTTCTATGTCGGCATGACCCACGGCATCCTGTTCCTGCTCTATGCCGGCATGGCGCTGGGCGTCAGCCACCTGCAGGGCTGGTCCATCGGCTACTGGCTGCTGATCTTCCTGCTCGGCGTGATTCCCTTCGGCTTCCTGGTGGTGGATTATCGCCTGCGGCGTGCCATGCGTTCGGAGCTTGCAGCCGAGGCGGCCTGA